The segment TTCTTTGTTGGTGGGACTGATTCTTTTGGCTCATCTTTAACCTCTTCGGCAACTTTTGGTTCCTCAGCCTTTAGGGGCTGCTCGGCTGCCACTTTTTCTACTACAGGAGCTTCAATTTTTTCTGGCTCAACCTCTTCTTCTTTGTCTTTTACTTCTAGCTCAACAGTTTTTGATGGATTGATATCAACTTTTGAAACAATTTTAAGCCCTTCTATTTTAGGCGTTTCAACTCTAACCGTTTCTATTTCCTTTTTAACTTTTGGCTTTAGGTCATCTTCGGCCTTCTTTAATTCTTTAGCCTCTGCTTTGACTTTTTTGTCTGGCTGATACTCATCAACGAGCACTTCATATGTTTCAGGAGATATCTTTGAATTTCTATTCAAATTATCTATTCCCTTACTTTCTAAAAAATCTAAAATAGTATCTACACCTACATTAAATTCTTTAGCAACTTTTGATAGTCTTTGTGACACTCCTGACATAATTTAATTTAAAGTTATTCGAGCTCTGCTTTTAAAATACTTAGTATTTCATTCACTGTCTCTTCTTCTAAATCTGTACGCTTAACAAGATCAGTTTTATCTAATTTAATAACATCTCTTGCTGTATCGCATCCAATTGATTTCAACTCATCAATTATCCACCCTTCTATTTCGTCTGTAAATTCTGTTAATTCAACATCATCATCTGCTTCATCAATGTTTCTATAAACATCTATTTCGTAGCCTGTAAGCATACTCGCTAATCTAATATTAAATCCGCCTTTACCAATAGCCAAAGAAACTTGATCTGGGTGCAAATATACATCTGCTTTAGTCGTTTCTTCATCGAGTTGAATTGACGATACTTTGGCTGGATTAAGTGCTCTAGTAATAAATAACTGAATGTTATCTGTGTAATTTATAACATCAATATTCTCATTTCTAAGCTCTCTAACAATTCCATGAATACGTGCACCTTTCATACCTACACATGCTCCTACTGGATCTATTCTCTCGTCATAAGATTCTACAGCTACTTTAGCTCTTTCTCCAGGGACACGGACAATTTTCTTTATGGTAATCAATCCGTCAAAAACTTCTGGTACTTCTTGTTCAAAGAGACGTGCTAAAAATTCTGGAGCAGTTCTTGAAAGTACAATCAACGGATTGTGATTTCTCATTTCTACACTTTTCACTACGGCCCTAACGGTGTCTCCTTTTTTGAAAAAATCACTAGGAATTGCTTCAGACTTTGGTAATATTAATTCATTTTCTTCTCCATCTAAAATTAGGATTTCGTTTCTCCAAACTTGATAAACTTCACCGTTAATGATTTCACCGATTCTATCTTCATATCTATCAAAAACTTCTTTTTTCTCTAGATCCAAAATTCGTGAAGTAAGTGTTTGACGAAGTGATAATACTTGTCTTCTTCCGAAGTCTTCTAAGAAAACTTGTTCCGAAACTTCTTCTCCAATTTCAAAGTCTGGTTCAATCTTAATCGCATCGGTATATGCTATTTGAAGGTTAGAGTCTTCTAAATCGGCATCGCCTACAATTTCTCTATTTCTCCAGATTTCTAAATCGCCTTTGTCAATATTTATAATGACATCGATATTTTCATCAGTGCCGTATTGTTTTATCATAACACCTCTAAAAACATCTTCAAGTACGTTCATCATGGTTTCACGATCGATGTTCTTAAACTCTTTAAACTCTGAAAATGACTCAATTAGATTTGTTGCATTCATCTTTAATTACTTATTTAAAATGAGATAACAATCTTAGTTTTATCTATCTGATCGAAACTAAAAGAATGTTGTTCAATAATATTTGTTTTCTTTTTTCCTACTTTTTCTTTTCGTGTAGTCTCAAGTGTAATTCCTTTTCCTTCTTCGGCCTCAATCATTTTGCCAAATAATTTCTTTCCTTCTTTGAGAAAAACATTAACATTTTTGCCAATGTTTTTTTTGTATTGTTTAAACACTTTAAAAGGCTCACTCAAGCCTGCACTTGATACTAACAGTGAGAAGTCTACTTCTTCTCTATCAAAATTACCTTCAATATGTCTGCTCAGCTCAATACAGTTCTTGACACTAATTCCATCAATAGAGTCAATTAGAACTTCGATTTGATTTGATGGGCTCATTTTAAATGACACCAAAAACACAGCCTCATTCGCTGATATGAACTCATCAATTAACTCTTGTACTTTTTCTTTACTTAGCATAACTAATAAAAGAAGGGGCTGCATGCCCCCTCGTATATCAAATAATTTCTTGTGCAAATGTAATGCTTTTTAAAGAATATGCAAAAGATGATTATTATATTATATCCTAGAACTGTGTTTAACCTACAATTCTCGCACTTATAGCAACATTCTTTAGCTACTAAATAGGACAAAAAAAAGCCCCAAAATTGGGGCTTTAAATTCTTACTGAATCACTACTATTTGTCGTGATTTATTTTTTCCGTCAAACTCAAGGAAATAGATTCCTTCTTTTAGATTTTCTTTTTTAATAATGAGTTGACTAGACTGCGTTGATGTATTCATTACTGTACGTCCTCTAGCATCCATAAGACTGATACGGTAAGTATCATTGTTAGGGTTGTTAAACTCTACCGTTGTAAACTCTTTAAATGGGTTAGGGTAAACGTTTACTCCTAATAATGTGTTCTCAGTAATTCCTACTGTTTCTGAGATGGTAACGTCTAAGAAAGCTGTATCAGCTTTACATCCGTTTTCGTCTGTCAACAAAAACCATACTGATCCTGTTGAAGGCCCATCACCCCAAGTAATGTTTGCTGTAGCAGTACCTTGACCAGAGTTGACTTCTCCGTTTACAACACCCCACTGTAAAGTAGATTCATCTTCTACATCAACATTATAATCGTAACTTTCATTTTCAGTTGCATTTGTTTCTCCAGAAATTGTTGGTGTAGCTACTACATCAAAGAAAGATAATGTAGTTGTTACTGTACTGTCACAACCTGATGCTAAAGCGTATACATTAACATACTCGCCTGCTTCATCATAAGTGTTTTCTCCAATAGTTAAAGTTTCACCTGCACACAGTGTAAATGCTTCAGATACTTCAACATCTTCACATGGGCAAACAACACTATATGCGCCATCAAATTCAGAAGAGTTATTTAATTCAGATGTGAAAGATCCATAAAATTCATAGTCACCTTCATTTGGATTTACAAATACGCCTGAAAGAGTTACTGCTGTACTATTACCAAGTGTTGTTGTATTATCATCACCAGGAGATGTAGTCGAAATTTGAACGCCTTCAGCTAAGTTTGTAATTGTAAATGAAGATGTTTGTGTTTCATCATCATCATTAACTGCTAATATTACTGCACCTGTAGCTGTTACCTCATCTACGTATAGACTTAAATTAAAAGTATTATCTCCTCCGTAAAAACCTGAGCCAGTTCCTACTAGGTCACCAACTTCTGAAGATGAAAAATCAAAAGAACCACCAGTCATTGTTAGTATAGATGATGCCATATCAATTTCACCATTATCTTGTGAAATTGTAAATGTCATATCAGTAGCTGCATTACAGTCATTGTTAGCAAACACCACTTCAAGTTCAGGGCTAAAATCAACCACTTCTTCCAATGTAACTTCAAAGGTATTTGTTTGACTAAGGTTTATTTCAGACACAAAATCAGCTGTCATTGTTAACATGTCAGAATCAGGTGTAACGAAAATACCCTCTAGTGTAAAATCGTTGCTATTTCCAGCCGTTGTTGTATTATCATCACCTGGTGAAGTAGAAGAAATTTCAGCACCACCATCTTCATAATTTACTATAGAAAAAGTTGCAATAACATTCTCGCCATCAACTGCATTCAACACAGCAGTTGTAGCTGTTACTTGGTCAACCACTATTGAGTAATCTCCAGAGGCAAAACCGCCGCCAAATGAACCACTACCATTACCAACTACGTCGCCTACTGTCATTGAAGAAATTGCAAATGAACCACCATCGAAAGCGTAAGTAACACTAGCCATATCTTCTTCACCGGCATCTTGACTAACGCTAAATGTTAAGTCCGTGAAAGTTGAAGGTTCTGAGCTGCTAAGAGTAACTAATACTTCTGGGCTAAAATCAGCCATTAAATCCCATTGCGTTGAATAATCGGCAGAAGGACCATTAGGGTCAAGCTCAGAAAATATAGAAGAACTAAGAGTTACAAATGAACTCATAGGATTGATAAATATTCCCGCTAATTCAACTTGTTGATTATTTCCAGCGGTTACATTATTGCCGTCTTCGTAAGTGTTTGAAGAATAAATTGAAACACCATTATTTGAAGAGTTGGAAATGTTCATCATGCCAATTACTTCTGAATTGAAATCAACAACATTAAGGTCGGCACTATTTTCAGTGAGAGCATTAACTACTAAGCTGAATTCTCCACTACTTGAACCACCACCAATAAATCCAGAGCCACTTCCTACAATGTCTCCAACAGTTAATGAAGCAATATCAAAAGAACCACCATCAGTAGTTATTGTGCTGTTGGCAATATCAGTCTCGCCTTCAGATTGTGATATTTCAAAAGAGAAAGTTGTTGCTTCTCCCATTACAGAATTGTCTAAATTAAAGGAAACTTCAGGAGAAAAATCCTGTGCTGTTAAAGACAATGTGAAAAAAGAGAATATTAATGCTAAAGCTAGGTTAAGATTAGTATTTTTTTGTAGAATACTTTTCATATTAGTAACTTGTTAAAATTGGTTGTTAAGATTTATACGTATAGCAAATATACACTTATTTTTGAGCTTTTTATATATGCTGAAAAAAGTTACCCGACTAGGGCTCGAACCTAGACTCTTCTGGACCAAAACCAGACGTGTTGCCAGTTACACCATCGGGCAATTAAGGGCAGCAAAAATAACAATTTAAAGTTCTTTTGCAAAGAATCAAATATTTTATTTTATATGTGTTAATTTACAAAGATTTTGATAAATTAATTTATTAAATTCGCCTACAAATCAAAACTGCTTTAAACATTATGACTTACTCTAAGCTGAATAATTTATTTGGATGGATAGCTTTCACCATAGCTTTTATTACATATTATGCTACTATTGAGCCCACAGTTAGTTTTTGGGACTGTGGAGAATACATTAGTACCGCATACAAACTTGAAGTCGGACACCCACCTGGCGCGCCATTCTTTCAGCTCATTGGTAGATTTTTTAGTCTCTTTGCAAGTGATGTTACAAATATAGCATTCATGATAAACATCATGTCTGCATTGTGTAGCGCACTAACTATTTTGTTTTTGTTCTGGTCCATTAGTGCTCTTGCCAAGAAAATTGTTAATTCTCAAGAAACAGCAACTCTAGCTAATAAAATTGCCATATTCGGAAGTGCTTTAGTTGGTGCATTAACATATACCTTTTCTGATTCTTTCTGGTTTTCTGCAACTGAAGGAGAGGTTTATGCCATGTCTTCCTTTTTCACCGCTATAACATTTTGGGCAATTTTAAAGTGGGAGAGTGAAGCGGATGATAAATATGCATCGAGATGGATTATTTTTATTGCTTATCTAATAGGTTTATCAATTGGTGTTCACTTGCTTAATTTATTAGCTATACCTGCTGTAATATTTATTTATTTCTTCAAGAAACATGAAGTAAATAAATTCGCATTATTGAAGGTGTTTCTTTTAGCTGTCATAGTTACTGGCGGATTACAAGGGTTTATAATTCCTGGAATAGTAAATTTAGCTGGAAAATTTGAGTTATTTTTCATCAACACTGTAGGGCTACCTTTTAATACAGGAACTATCATATATTTTATCCTTATAATCTCTGGAATTGTTTTTGGACTAATCTATGCCAAAAAGAACAATAAGGATGTTATGGGAATTTCACTGGTTAGTTTTGCCGCAATTCTGATTGGATATTCAACATTTTTTATACTAGTAATTAGATCAAATGCAGATACTCCTATTGATGAAAACAATCCTGAGGATGCGGTAAGTTTACTAGCTTACTTAAACAGAGAGCAATACGGAGATTGGCCTATTTTAAATGGGCAATATTACAATGCAAAAATCATTGATTTAAAAGACGGCAATCCTGTTTACACTAAAGACGAAGATAAAGGAGAATATGTGATAACAAATGACCGAAAGAATTCAAAACCGGTTTATGATCCTAAGTTTTCAAGCTTTTTCCCAAGAATGTGGAGTTCATCTCAATCGGCTCATGCTAAAGCTTATCAGCAATGGAGTGGGCATAAGAATACCAAACGACCTCCAACATTTTCTCAGAACTTAAAATATTTCTTCAGCTATCAAATTGGGCATATGTATTGGCGATATTTCATGTGGAATTTTTCTGGTAGACAAAATGATATACAAGGTCATGGGGAAATTAATAAAGGTAATTGGCTTAGCGGAATTCCTTTCATAGACAATAATTTAAGAGGTCTTGGACCTCAAGATATTATTCCAGATAATATGGCAAATAACAAAGGGAGAAACGTCTATTTTATGCTGCCATTTTTACTTGGAGTTATTGGCATGCTTTACCAATTCAACAAAAACAACAAAGATGCTTTTGTGGTTTTACTGCTGTTTATATTTACTGGACTTGCTATTGTGGTTTATCTAAATCAATACCCTTACCAGCCTAGAGAAAGAGATTATGCCTATGTTGGTTCATTTTACGCTTATTCTATTTGGGTGGGGCTTGGTGTTCTAGCGGTCATTAATTTTCTTTCTAAAAAGCTTTCTTCTCTAAACAGTTCTATAGTAGCTACAGCTTTGTGTTTACTATTAGTCCCTACATTGATGGCTAAAGAGAACTGGGATGACCACGATCGTTCAGGCCGCTATACTGCAAGAGATGTTGCGGCTAACTATTTGAACTCCTGTGCACCCAATGCTATAATATTCACTAATGGGGATAATGATACTTTCCCATTATGGTATGCTCAAGAGGTGGAGGGGATTAGAACAGACATCAGAGTAGTTAACCTAAGTCTATTTAATACGGATTGGTATATCGACCAAATGAAACGTGCCGCCTATGACGCTGCGCCAATTCCTAGTTCTATGGAATGGGATAAGTATAAGCAAGGAACTAGAGATTATGTTATCATTAAAGATAATGGAAAAGGTTATGTTGATGTAAAAGATGTCGTAAACTTCATTGCAAGCGACAATGATAAGACTAAAGGCTTAACTCGTAATGGACAAAAAGCGGACTACTGCCCTACTAGTAAATTGAAAATTCCAATAAATAAAGCAGATATTTTACAAAAAGGAATTGTAGCCGCCAAAGATTCAAACAGAATAGTAGATGAAATAAAATGGGAGCTTAAAGGCAGTAGCATCAATAAAAACGAAATGATGGTGCTCGATATTCTTGCCAATTTTAATTGGGATAGACCTATCTATTTTGCTATTACAGTGGGGTCTGGCAATTTTATGGGTTTGGAAAAGTACTTCCAACTTGAAGGTTTAGCATATAGGTTTGTTCCATATTTAGCTAAATCTGCTGATGGACAAACTGGTGAAGTTGCTACAGATATTATGTATGATAATCTTATCAACAAATTCAATTGGGGTAATATGCAGGATCCAAATGTTTACTTGGACGAGACTAATATGAGGATGACAATGAACTTCAGAAATAACTTTGTGAGATTAGCTGAAGCGTTAATCCGTGAAGGTGATTTTGAAAGAGCTGAAAACGTTATTGACAGATGCTTAGAGGTTATGCCCAATGAAGCTATCCCATTCAATTATTTTAACTTACCAATGGCAGAAGTGTATTATAAAATTGGAAAAATGGAAAAAGCAAAAGATATTGTATCTATACTTACTGACTCCTACTTTAATGAGTTAGAATACTACAATTCAATTGATGATAAAATTCTAAGCAAATTGCAAAGAGAATATCAACTTGCTAACCAAATTGTTTCTAACTTATATAGTATTACTACCAAATATAAAGACAGCGAATCGCAAGAAAAAATTGTTGAGCTATATAATCAATATCAATAGATTTGAATTTTACTACTAGAAATGTCATAAAAACAAATTGATGAGGGGGATTCTTCAAATGTTATTCCCTTCATTAATTTGGAATTTCTCTTCTGAAGAAAAAGTCATTTATATTACTTTTGATGATGGTCCTCACCCAGAACTCACCCCTTTTATACTACAAGAACTAGATAAGCATAAGGCAAAAGCAACCTTTTTTCTATTGGGTAAAGAAGTGGATTTATACCCTTCATTATTAAACGACATTTTACAAAAAAATCATTCGGTAGGAAATCATACATATTCACATCTAAACGGGTGGAAGACTAAAAATAGAGAGTATTTTTCAGATACTGATAAGTGCCATGCTATTCTAAGTAGCAAACTATTTAGACCTCCATTCGGTAGGATTAAGCCTTCACAGATATGGCGACTAAGAAAAACATTTAAAATAATTATGTGGGATGTGTTAAGTTGGGATTTTCACAAAGCAATATCGCCTAAAAAGTGTTTTAAAATTATTAAGAAAAAAACAAAAAATGGCTCTATCATTGTGTTTCACGAAAATGATAAAGCCATTAGTAATGTAAAATATTGCTTGCCTAAAATACTAGACTACTACGCCAAGGAAGGTTACAAGTTTAGGGCTATTACTGATTAGAAGCATTAACTTCCATCCATCCACCTTCATTTTCAACCTCAACTATTACTCTTTCAAGAACTCTAATATCTTTTGAGAACGAACGCCTGATTTATAGAACACAATCATTGGCTCTAAATCTCTAATCTATTCTAGTCGATTTGGTATATCATTCATCGGTATATTAATAGAGCCCTTAACATTACCAGAGTTAAACTCAAGTGGTGTTCTCACCAATCAACACAACTTTAGTTATATTTGACGTGAACAAGAACTACCATATGAAACGGGTAGCAATTTCTCATTTGATAATTTAGCATATCCGCCGTCAGAATTTATTAAAGAATTGAATCCATTAGACGCTAATAATGAGCAGGCAATCATCGAACGATAGCCTCCAGCACAATACACCACTAAAGGTTCTTCTTTGCTTAAAGAGGATATTTTTTTCGGCAATTCTTGAAGCCTAATATGAGTGGAACCTGCAACGAAACCATTTTCTAACTCGCCAGGTTTCCTCACGTCCAATACAGCAGTGCCTTCTTCTATTAATTTTAAAACATCCGACGCGCTTTTATTGTCTATTGTAGATAAATTGCCTTCAGCTGCATCTATTCCACCATCTAAAAATCCTTGAACCTTCTCATAGCCTACTCTAGCTAAACGAGTTAGGGCTTCTTTTTCAGAGTTTTTATCGGTAATCAAAATCAAAGTTGATTCTGGGTCAATTAAAGCACCTACCCAAGGGGCATACTGCCCTTTTAATCCAATATTAATAGAGCCTTTAATAAATCCTTTTGCAAAATCATTCGGTTGCCTTGTGTCTAAGAGATATACGCCTTTTGATTGTGCTTCTATGACCTCTGAATAAGACATGGGGTTTAGATTTCGTTCTATTACATCATCGATATCTTCGTAACCATTTTTATTCATCATAACATCTGTAAAGAAATATGATGGAGGAGCTAAGAGGCCATCTGTAACTTCTTTAATAAATTGCTCCTTACTAATATCTTGAAGAGCATAATTTGTTTGTTTTTGCTCGCCTATTGTCGATGAGGTTTCTGTTCCGATATTTTTTCCACAGGCAGAACCGGCTCCATGACCTGGAAATACAAGAACGTCATCTTCTAATGGTATTAATTTAGTGTGAAGGGAATCGTATAAATAACCTGCTAAATCTTCCTTGGTGATTTCTCCTGACTTAACTGCTAAGTCTGGTCTTCCTACATCTCCTACAAACAAGGTGTCACCAGTAAAAACACTATGATTTTTTCCGTTTTCATCTTTTAACAAATAACAAGACGACTCCATAGTGTGACCTGGTGTATGCAATAATGTTATACTAGAATTCCCTAATTGAAATATCTCACCGTCTTCAGCTTTATGAAAATCAAACTTCGCATCGGCATTTGGTCCATAAATAATTTTAGCTCCTGTTCTACGAGCTAAATCCAAGTGGCCAGAAACAAAATCAGCATGAAAGTGTGTTTCAAAAATATATTTTATTGTCCCGCCATCTTTTCTAGCCATATCAATATAAACATCAATGTCTCTTAATGGGTCAATGATAGCAATTTCTCGCTCAGACTCTATATAATAGGCTGCTTCTGATAGGCATTTAGTGTATAGTTGTTCTAGTTTCATAACTTTTTGTTTTAATTAATTAAGAAGTTGATTAACTATGGTCTCATTTATTAATATTACAATGGCCATAAGTAGCACAAAAATACCAAATGATTTTTTTAATACCTGACTATTTAAATGTTTTGATATAAATATTCCGATATTAATTCCGATAATGGATAAGAGCGTAAATAATAGCATTAAGTCCCAATCAATTGGATTTGAAAGTTCGCCAAGAAAACCAAATAAGGACTTAATCGAAATTATAATCAAAGATGTACCAATGGCTTCTTTCATATCAATATTGGTTAATAAAAGCAGAGCTGGGACTATTAAAAAACCTCCGCCCGCCCCAACCAATCCAGTTACAATTCCAACAATAAACCCATCAAGAATTATCATCATGTAATTATTGCTTGATTGTGAGGGTTTAGGACGCCAAGAAAATATCATTGATAAAGAGGCTAACAGCATTATTAGCGCAAACAAAATTAAAATGAACGTGTCTTTTGACAGCGAAAATTGTTCCGAAAAATGCATTACTTCGGGCAGTGAAGTAAGTATCCATTTGCGACTTGCAAAAACTCCAATAAAAGACGGTATTGCAAATAATACTCCTATTTTAATATTGATTTGTTTCTTTAAAATGTATCTCTGGGCGCCAAATAAAGCTGCTACGCCAACAACAAATAAGGAATATGCTGTTGCACTAACAGGACTTATTCCCATTATATACACCAATATAGGCACAGTTAATATGGATCCGCCGCCGCCAAACAAACCTAAGAAAACGCCGACTATTAAAGCCATTAAATAACCTAGTACTATCATGATTCTAAGACTATAAAAAAATGTTTATTTACGCGCATTTAGAGAAGGTAACTAACAACTCAATGTTAAGAAAAATAAATCTGTAAAAAGTTAGAAGCCAGCAATATACATAGATTTGCGGAGTCGTAACATTTGTTTTTGGTTAGCTTTATTGTTAGACAATTCAAAAGT is part of the Flavobacteriales bacterium genome and harbors:
- a CDS encoding T9SS type A sorting domain-containing protein, which produces MKSILQKNTNLNLALALIFSFFTLSLTAQDFSPEVSFNLDNSVMGEATTFSFEISQSEGETDIANSTITTDGGSFDIASLTVGDIVGSGSGFIGGGSSSGEFSLVVNALTENSADLNVVDFNSEVIGMMNISNSSNNGVSIYSSNTYEDGNNVTAGNNQQVELAGIFINPMSSFVTLSSSIFSELDPNGPSADYSTQWDLMADFSPEVLVTLSSSEPSTFTDLTFSVSQDAGEEDMASVTYAFDGGSFAISSMTVGDVVGNGSGSFGGGFASGDYSIVVDQVTATTAVLNAVDGENVIATFSIVNYEDGGAEISSTSPGDDNTTTAGNSNDFTLEGIFVTPDSDMLTMTADFVSEINLSQTNTFEVTLEEVVDFSPELEVVFANNDCNAATDMTFTISQDNGEIDMASSILTMTGGSFDFSSSEVGDLVGTGSGFYGGDNTFNLSLYVDEVTATGAVILAVNDDDETQTSSFTITNLAEGVQISTTSPGDDNTTTLGNSTAVTLSGVFVNPNEGDYEFYGSFTSELNNSSEFDGAYSVVCPCEDVEVSEAFTLCAGETLTIGENTYDEAGEYVNVYALASGCDSTVTTTLSFFDVVATPTISGETNATENESYDYNVDVEDESTLQWGVVNGEVNSGQGTATANITWGDGPSTGSVWFLLTDENGCKADTAFLDVTISETVGITENTLLGVNVYPNPFKEFTTVEFNNPNNDTYRISLMDARGRTVMNTSTQSSQLIIKKENLKEGIYFLEFDGKNKSRQIVVIQ
- a CDS encoding DUF2723 domain-containing protein codes for the protein MTYSKLNNLFGWIAFTIAFITYYATIEPTVSFWDCGEYISTAYKLEVGHPPGAPFFQLIGRFFSLFASDVTNIAFMINIMSALCSALTILFLFWSISALAKKIVNSQETATLANKIAIFGSALVGALTYTFSDSFWFSATEGEVYAMSSFFTAITFWAILKWESEADDKYASRWIIFIAYLIGLSIGVHLLNLLAIPAVIFIYFFKKHEVNKFALLKVFLLAVIVTGGLQGFIIPGIVNLAGKFELFFINTVGLPFNTGTIIYFILIISGIVFGLIYAKKNNKDVMGISLVSFAAILIGYSTFFILVIRSNADTPIDENNPEDAVSLLAYLNREQYGDWPILNGQYYNAKIIDLKDGNPVYTKDEDKGEYVITNDRKNSKPVYDPKFSSFFPRMWSSSQSAHAKAYQQWSGHKNTKRPPTFSQNLKYFFSYQIGHMYWRYFMWNFSGRQNDIQGHGEINKGNWLSGIPFIDNNLRGLGPQDIIPDNMANNKGRNVYFMLPFLLGVIGMLYQFNKNNKDAFVVLLLFIFTGLAIVVYLNQYPYQPRERDYAYVGSFYAYSIWVGLGVLAVINFLSKKLSSLNSSIVATALCLLLVPTLMAKENWDDHDRSGRYTARDVAANYLNSCAPNAIIFTNGDNDTFPLWYAQEVEGIRTDIRVVNLSLFNTDWYIDQMKRAAYDAAPIPSSMEWDKYKQGTRDYVIIKDNGKGYVDVKDVVNFIASDNDKTKGLTRNGQKADYCPTSKLKIPINKADILQKGIVAAKDSNRIVDEIKWELKGSSINKNEMMVLDILANFNWDRPIYFAITVGSGNFMGLEKYFQLEGLAYRFVPYLAKSADGQTGEVATDIMYDNLINKFNWGNMQDPNVYLDETNMRMTMNFRNNFVRLAEALIREGDFERAENVIDRCLEVMPNEAIPFNYFNLPMAEVYYKIGKMEKAKDIVSILTDSYFNELEYYNSIDDKILSKLQREYQLANQIVSNLYSITTKYKDSESQEKIVELYNQYQ
- a CDS encoding MBL fold metallo-hydrolase; this encodes MKLEQLYTKCLSEAAYYIESEREIAIIDPLRDIDVYIDMARKDGGTIKYIFETHFHADFVSGHLDLARRTGAKIIYGPNADAKFDFHKAEDGEIFQLGNSSITLLHTPGHTMESSCYLLKDENGKNHSVFTGDTLFVGDVGRPDLAVKSGEITKEDLAGYLYDSLHTKLIPLEDDVLVFPGHGAGSACGKNIGTETSSTIGEQKQTNYALQDISKEQFIKEVTDGLLAPPSYFFTDVMMNKNGYEDIDDVIERNLNPMSYSEVIEAQSKGVYLLDTRQPNDFAKGFIKGSINIGLKGQYAPWVGALIDPESTLILITDKNSEKEALTRLARVGYEKVQGFLDGGIDAAEGNLSTIDNKSASDVLKLIEEGTAVLDVRKPGELENGFVAGSTHIRLQELPKKISSLSKEEPLVVYCAGGYRSMIACSLLASNGFNSLINSDGGYAKLSNEKLLPVSYGSSCSRQI
- a CDS encoding polysaccharide deacetylase family protein, with protein sequence MRGILQMLFPSLIWNFSSEEKVIYITFDDGPHPELTPFILQELDKHKAKATFFLLGKEVDLYPSLLNDILQKNHSVGNHTYSHLNGWKTKNREYFSDTDKCHAILSSKLFRPPFGRIKPSQIWRLRKTFKIIMWDVLSWDFHKAISPKKCFKIIKKKTKNGSIIVFHENDKAISNVKYCLPKILDYYAKEGYKFRAITD
- the rimP gene encoding ribosome assembly cofactor RimP, with amino-acid sequence MQPLLLLVMLSKEKVQELIDEFISANEAVFLVSFKMSPSNQIEVLIDSIDGISVKNCIELSRHIEGNFDREEVDFSLLVSSAGLSEPFKVFKQYKKNIGKNVNVFLKEGKKLFGKMIEAEEGKGITLETTRKEKVGKKKTNIIEQHSFSFDQIDKTKIVISF
- a CDS encoding sulfite exporter TauE/SafE family protein gives rise to the protein MIVLGYLMALIVGVFLGLFGGGGSILTVPILVYIMGISPVSATAYSLFVVGVAALFGAQRYILKKQINIKIGVLFAIPSFIGVFASRKWILTSLPEVMHFSEQFSLSKDTFILILFALIMLLASLSMIFSWRPKPSQSSNNYMMIILDGFIVGIVTGLVGAGGGFLIVPALLLLTNIDMKEAIGTSLIIISIKSLFGFLGELSNPIDWDLMLLFTLLSIIGINIGIFISKHLNSQVLKKSFGIFVLLMAIVILINETIVNQLLN
- the nusA gene encoding transcription termination/antitermination protein NusA, producing MNATNLIESFSEFKEFKNIDRETMMNVLEDVFRGVMIKQYGTDENIDVIINIDKGDLEIWRNREIVGDADLEDSNLQIAYTDAIKIEPDFEIGEEVSEQVFLEDFGRRQVLSLRQTLTSRILDLEKKEVFDRYEDRIGEIINGEVYQVWRNEILILDGEENELILPKSEAIPSDFFKKGDTVRAVVKSVEMRNHNPLIVLSRTAPEFLARLFEQEVPEVFDGLITIKKIVRVPGERAKVAVESYDERIDPVGACVGMKGARIHGIVRELRNENIDVINYTDNIQLFITRALNPAKVSSIQLDEETTKADVYLHPDQVSLAIGKGGFNIRLASMLTGYEIDVYRNIDEADDDVELTEFTDEIEGWIIDELKSIGCDTARDVIKLDKTDLVKRTDLEEETVNEILSILKAELE